From the genome of Bacteroidia bacterium:
TTTTCCTTGAGCTTTTGTTGAAGGGTCAGGTCCAGCTTCTCCTCTTTGGCAACGTAAAGTACCTTCCCGAAGTTCCGTGCAAGGTATCCGGCAAAGTCAATACATAGAAATGATTTTCCCATTTTAGGTTTGCCAAAAACCATTGCTGTAAAGCCTTGGGAGGGATCACCGATAAGTTCCAGCCATTTTCCAGTAAAGCCGAGGGTTTTGAATTCCTTCTTTGCGAATTCAATGCTTGACATGATCTTCGGTTCTTCAGCCACAGGCTCCGAAGGACCACAAAGTGGAACAGATTCTGCCTTGCCATCTTTCTTAGAAATTTTTCTTGACTTCTCGTAGCGTTCTACAATTCGTTCAAGATCGTATGTAAAATATTCATCAATCTGGAATCTAAATGACTTGCGTCTGCTATTGTATAGATCAACGACAGCGTCTTGTATCCGCCTGATCTCTGCGGCGTAGAGAGAGGTCTTTCTAATTTCTCTTCCCTTAATTGCTTCTTGTAGGTCTTCGACATAATGGGTCATGTCGTCCCGGCTTATTTTACGCCTATTGAAATACAGGAATCGCTTGATAAAACTCATTTCAACATCGGTATCAGGTTTGCCGGACAATCCCTTCCCCTTCAAATCTTTTTTTCGAAGCCTAATTTCCTTTTCAAGTGCACGCTTGCGGATTTTTATCTCAGGGGTAAGACCATCCTCTTCTTCGGCCATTTTTTCAAGTTCATAAATGCGCTGAAGCTGATCGAGTTCCATATAAACATACATTAGGGCATCATTCTTAGCAAGACGCTCGGCAGCGGTCTTTTCAGGTTTTCCATTCAAGCTCGCTCCATTTTCCAAAAACTCCTCCAGCTTTTGAAAGGCAAGTTCTGCCAGACGTTTGAAATTGGCCTTTTTCTCAAGTAAAGACCAGTCCTTGCCACCATCGGTCATCTTCATGAGATACAAATGTGCTTGCAGGAGTCCTTCCGGCAGGTTTTCCTGACCGATCTTATGAACCTCGGTCATAAAGTTGTTCTTTGTTACTTTCATCAGGCGGCGAATTTTAATTTGTTGAGTTGCTGTTCGATTTCCTTTACAGGCAATGGTTCTGGCATAAATCGAGACTCTTTTTCAGGATCGTAATTGGAAACCATGAGTTCGGTTTTCTTTTTGTCCGTGAGCTTGGTGACGGCCACCGACTTTTTTATTCCCCGGACTTCCCATTTATATTTTTTAATAAACTCTTTGAGCAGTTTAGAGGGGTAGCTGCTCAACAGGAATTTTCCTTTCACTTTGGAAAGAGCTTCAAGAAGTTTTTTGTAATCATCTTCCGTGTAACCACTGTAATGCCCCTGATCGGAACCGATGTAGGGAGGATCGACATAGAAGAAGGTTTCTTTTGAATCAGCCCGTCCGATTACCTTCAGCGCATCATTGTTTTCCACCTGCACATGCTCCAGTCGGTGTGCGTACTCACGGGTAAAACCGTTTCGTTTGTTTGAAACTGCCTTCTCTTTTGAATTTTGCTTTCCAAAACCCCAGGAGCCGATCAGCGACGCAAACCCCTGATTGGTTCCAATCCAGAATGCCCAAGCGCGGCGCACATCACTAAACATTTCTGGATTCTTATAAATCACCATCGCCTGTTTGTAAAGCTGGCGAGAGTGAAGCGAAGAGCGAACAAGTTTCTGCAACTGAGAGAACTTGGTCTGCATCACCTTAAAGAAATTTACCACTTCGGAATTTTTATCGTTAATGATCTCCACCTCCGAGCGGGGTTTTGTAAAGAACAAAGCCCCTCCTCCAAAGAACGGCTCGCAGTAAATGCGATGCTTGGGCAAAAGTGGAAGCAGGTATTTTAAGATGGCCTGCTTTCCTCCATAATAGGTGATGGGTGTTTTCACGCTGTAGCCGGTGGTGGGTTTTGGTCGTTGTCGTTCAAGAGGA
Proteins encoded in this window:
- a CDS encoding DNA adenine methylase, whose protein sequence is MKTPITYYGGKQAILKYLLPLLPKHRIYCEPFFGGGALFFTKPRSEVEIINDKNSEVVNFFKVMQTKFSQLQKLVRSSLHSRQLYKQAMVIYKNPEMFSDVRRAWAFWIGTNQGFASLIGSWGFGKQNSKEKAVSNKRNGFTREYAHRLEHVQVENNDALKVIGRADSKETFFYVDPPYIGSDQGHYSGYTEDDYKKLLEALSKVKGKFLLSSYPSKLLKEFIKKYKWEVRGIKKSVAVTKLTDKKKTELMVSNYDPEKESRFMPEPLPVKEIEQQLNKLKFAA